The Granulicella sp. 5B5 nucleotide sequence GCCTTGCGCTTCAGGAAGAATCTTTGCGACGAGCACTTCACCGAAGGTCTGTTGCATCACGAGCGCGCTGTTGGAGTCACTGTTGATGCCACGCCCGCGAACGACTTTGAGCGCAAGCACGTTCGCGCCAGGTTTGAGCACAGAGGCAACAGGCATCGCGAAGACGTGCACGCCGAGCGGTTGCGTGATGTCGCTCTCAAAGCTGCCGATGTGCTGGCCGTTCAGGTAGACATTTGCGGATCGTGGGCCGGCGATGTAGAGCGTGGCCTGTGCTGGCACATGCTCGACGCGGAAGGACACGCGAAAGTAATGCGGCGCGTTCTCCACTGCGTGCGCAGGGCGGACGTAGCCCTGCTCGCCCGAGGTGTTTTCGGTGTGGCTGCTTGCTGTCCAGATGTACTGCTCGGGTAGTGGCTGGTGCGCGGTGCGCTCAAGCGTGGCGCCGGTGGCGTCGCGTACCGGATCGAGAGGCTCCGATTGCATGTTGGCCTGTGCCGATGCTGTGAGATGGCCGAAGACGCCGAGTGCAAGTGTGCAGGGCAGCAGATAGCGAAAGTGCTGGAGTCGAATGCGCATAGGGAGGTCATCTCGAAGGGTTCTCGCCTGTTCGGAAGACGTGCTGCAGGCCGTTCCCGTTTATACGCGGCTCCGGCCAAGATCGCAACGTCGTTCGCGCCTGCCTAGACAGAAGAACGCGCCCATCAGCGGCTGATGGGCGCGTGCAGTACATGCGACGGTCAGTGGTTAGAACAGGACCTTGACGCTGAGTTGAATCTGTCGGCTGGTGTTCGCGGTCGCAGAGATCACACCTGGAGATCCGAATGAGGCTACGGTGTTCTGGTTCGCAGTCGTTCCCTGCGTTGGGCCCGCCGAGTACACGACCTCGTTGGGCAGCTGCAGGTTGGTGTGGTTGAGTACGTTGAAGAACTCCGCACGAAACTGCGCGTGGACGCGTTCGGTCAGTACGGTTGACTTCAATAGGGAGACATCCCAGTCCGCATAACCCGGCCCGACTAGACCGTCGCGGCCCGCATTGCCCACGGTGCCGTAGGCCGGTGCAGAAAAGGCGTTGGGGTTGAAGTACTGTGCTGCGCGCTGTGCCGTGCCTCCTCCTGGATAGAGCCTGCCTGAGAAGTTGGGGTTCACATCTGGACGAACAGGGTTGCGTGAGTCTCCGGAGCCGGTGGGGTTGTAGCCAAGCTGCGGAGAGAATGGAAACCCGCTGAAGATGTTTGCGATGGTCGAGAACGACCAACCGGAGACGAACGACTCGGTGGTGCGGCCTGCATTAGCGAAGAACGATTTGCCGCTTCCGAAGGGAAGCTCATAGGTCGCGTTGATCGCAGCGGAGTTTCGAATATCGGTGGCCGCCGGGCCGTAGTCGAGATGGGGAAGCGAAGGCACGGAGACAAAGGCCGGAGTGTTGGACGAAACAGAGGTGTTCCAGGCAGAGCCATCGTCGAGGTTCTTGGACCATGTGTAGTTCGCGCGCAACAGCAGTCCGCGCGCAGGGCCATTTCGTACATCGCTCTTCAGGTCGAGGATGAGTGCGTTGTAGTTGCCACTACCGCCGCTCCACCAGGAGGTTGTGTTGGCGACTGCCGGGTTGGCCTTCGTCGTGGTTGGGTAGTAGATCGTTCCGTTTGTGAGCACTTGATATGCCGGCTCATTCAGGTCGCCGTTCAGAATCTGGTGGTAGCTATGCGAACCGTTGTAGCCCACGGAGAATGTTGTGCCCGGCGCGAGCTGCTGCTCGATCTTCAGGTCGTAGGCAAGCAGCGTCGGCGTGCGGATGCCTGTATCAACAGTGGAAGGCGAGACCTGCGGCGAGCCGCTCGTTGGGTTCGCCACGGTCGTGCTGGAGTAGGAGTACACAGTGTTGTAAGGCGCAGCCTGATCGAGCCGGTAGTCCAGCGCGTCCAGCAGCGAGTGATGCAAGCCGGCACCTGCGGTTACGCTCGTGCGGCCGTTGCCAAAGACGTTCCATGCGACGCCGAGGCGGGGCTCGGGTAGAAACAGTGCGTGGTTATCGGTGATGGCATTCTGCTGGATGCTTGGCGTCGAGCTGATGACACCGTTCGTAAAGGTGTAGACACCTGCGCGACCCTGGGACTCGCTCCAACCGGTTGAGCTCTCGCTGCGGAAGCCAGCACGTACCTCAAGCCGTGGCGTGATGTGGTAGGTGTCTTCGAGGAAGGCGTTGACAAAGAGCGTGCGCCATCCGAGTTCTGTCGTCTGCGGCGCGTAGGTGAAAGTCTTGATGGTGCCGGCGAGGAAGGTGCTGAGTGAAGCGAAGGACGCCTGCCCGTACTGGTCCTGCGCCAGGTTGTCGTTCGACTGCAGCCGCTGCACCCACACGCCACCCTGAATCGTGTGCTTACCCACTGTGTAGTATGCGTGATCGTCAAACGTGAGCAGGTTGCGCGTGATCGTGTTGTTTGCTCCTACGTTGGCTCCTGCAGTTGTGATGGAGGACGCGCCGTTCGACGCGGTCGATCCGGCGATCACCACAGCATACGTCGGCACGCCCGGCCGCACACTCGGTGCAAGCGCCTGCTGTGCGGCGGGGACATAGCCATCGAAGGCGAAGCTGGCGCGCGAGTAACCGAACCGTGCCACGTTTACGGCCTTCGCAAAGATGTGTTGCTCCTGCACGCTCGCCACCTGCTCACGGAGCGCCTCATTCACATAAGAATAGGGGTCGGCCGAAGGCGAGATCGCCGTTGAATCGTCCACCGTGTACACGGCAAAGAGATTGTCCGTGGGGCTGATCGTTTGATCGAAGCGCGCTGTGCCAAAGTCTTCGCGGATGTGCTGCGGCGCGGTGCCGATCCACTCGGCGATGCCAGTGGACGCACCGTTGGTGGTTACCTCAGGTCCGTTCGCGATAGGCCAGAGATTCAGCAACGGCTGCACACTGGCAACGGCCTTCGCGCGTGATGCGGCATCCGGTACCAGCGTCACCAGGCTCTCGCCCAGGTTCTGCCTGTAGCCTTCATAGTTGCCGAAGAGAAAGAGCTTGTCCTTGCGCAGCGGTCCACCAAGAGCAGCGCCATAGTTGTTACGCTGAAACTCGGGGATGCGTGCACCGTCAAAGTAGTTGCGCGCGTCGAAGAAGCTGTTGCGTGCAAACTCGTAGACATCGCCATGCAGCTGATTGGTGCCGCTTGTGGTGACGATGGAGATCTGCGCGCCGTCGCGTTTGCCGTACGCGGCCGAGTAGGTGTCGCTCTCCACATTGAACTCGTGGATGCCGTCGATGCCGAGCAACTGTCCGGAGGTGCCGCCCGGCGTCACGTTGATCAGCGAGGCTCCGGTGTACTCAATGCCATTCAGCAGGAAGAGATTGTCCTGAGGTCTGCGCCCAGACACGGAGAACATGCTGCCGACCGATGAGTTTGAAGTACCCGTCCCGCCACTGCGCTGGTTGGTCGTGTTCACCGTGCCGGGGTTGAGCGTGATCAATTGGTCGTAGCTGCGCCCGTTCAGCGGCAACTCCTTTACCTGTCGAGAATTGACGAGGCCTGCAGTTTGTTCCGTTGTAGTGTTCACTGACGACTGCGTCTCCTGCACGGTGATCGTAGCTGAGCCCGCCGCCTGCAGCCGCAATGTCAGCTCCAGCGTCTGCCCAATCGTCAGCGTCACACCTGCATTCTTGTATTGCGAAAAACCCTGCGCGTCGGCCTCTACTGTGTAGTTGCCAACAGGCTCCGACGGTGCAGAGAACTCGCCGTCATTGTTGGTCTTCAAGTTGCGGACGGCCCCGGTGTCATCGTTGCGTACCTGCACCTGTGCTGCGGGAATCACGGCGCCGGTCGCGTCAACCACGCGGCCTGAGATGGTGCCGCCCACCACCTGGGCTTGCGATCCGGCTGAGATTAGCAGTGCGAGTGCGACGAGTCGGGTCTTGCTTACGATCTTCAAAATCATCTCCTGGTGTGGCATGGCTGTGAGAGGCAATAGGCTGAAGCTGCTGGTGCTTCGTAGCGGGAAGTTGTGCGGGAGTGGCGCGGGAGCAACAGAAAAACCCACGCGCCGTATGTGGCTTCTGCGTGGGTTCTATCGCTCTTATGTTGTTTCGTCAGACTGAGAGAATCAGTTCTGAAGCATCATTGCGAGCCTTACACCGACGCAGCCGTCATCGCATTGCGACAAACGCAACAGCGGCAACAGGCGGTCTGGATAAAGGCCAACACGGTCTTCAGAACATAACGGGAATGCATCTTCGAGTCAACTCCACTGCCGCGAACGATTGACAAATAAGGCCCTATCCTCCATCCTTAACAGAGATGGTTATGCACCGTACCCCCGCTTGCCTCACCTGCTGCAGCTGTTGCTGTCAGGCGTGTTCCTGCGGGTGCGCATGTTGTCGATAGGCTCTTAGCCAGTCCAACACGCAAGAAACAAGCACCCACTCCGAACCGGCGAGTGGGTTTTCTTTTTCTCACTCGCAGATCACTAATCAGAAGGAACCAGCCAACCGCATGAGCGTTTCGACGATCTCCGAGCCACACCTACACAGCGCGGCCATCACGTCTGCGCGTCTTTCGCACCTCAAGCTGCTTGAGGCCGAGAGCATCCACATCTTCCGTGAGGTCGCGGCTGAGTTCCAGAAGCCGGTCATGCTCTACTCCATCGGCAAGGACTCCTCGGTGATGCTGCGTCTTGCGCAGAAGGCTTTCTTCCCCGGCACCATCCCGTTCCCGCTGCTGCATATCGACACCGGCTACAAGTTCCACGAGATGCTCACCTTCCGCGACAACCTTGCGCGCGAGCTGAACCTCGATCTCCGCGTCTGGCGCAATGAAGAGGCGATTGCCGACGGCGCAAACCCGGTTGCGCTGGGCACGCAGCGCTGCTGCGCTCTGCTCAAGACACAGGCGCTGCTTGATGGCCTGCGCGATGGTGGCTACGATGCAGCGTTTGGCGGTGCGCGCCGCGACGAAGAGAAGTCCCGCGCGAAGGAACGCATCTTCAGCTTCCGCGACAAGGCCGGCCAGTGGGACCCGAAGAACCAGCGGCCAGAGGTCTGGAACCTCTATAACGCCCGCATCTCGCCTGGCGAGAGCATTCGCGTCTTCCCGCTCAGCAACTGGACGGAGCTCGACATCTGGCACTACATCCTGTTGGAAGATATTCCGATCGTGCCGCTCTACTACGCGAAGCCGCGCCGCATGATCGTTCGCGGCGATTCGCTCATTCCGGTCGAGCAGGCGTTCGTGAAGTCGCTACCTGGTGAAGAGCAGTGGGTCAACTCACGGCTGCGCTCGCTGGGCTGCAGCCCCTGCACTGGCGCTATCCGTTCCGATGCGGACACGATCCCGAAGATCATCGCGGAGCTCGTCGGCTTCCGCACCTCCGAGCGCGCGAACCGCGTCATCGACCACGACACCGATGGCTCCATGGAGATCAAAAAACGCGAGGGCTACTTCTAAATGTCATTCAACGAATCCCTCCTCGAACCGGAGACGAACAACATCAGCACCTTCGCTATCGAAGAGTTTCTCGCGGCAGAAGAGGCTAAGGACCTGCTGCGCTTCTCTACCGCAGGTTCGGTGGACGACGGGAAGTCCACGCTCATCGGCCGTCTGCTCTATGACTCGCGCAACGTCTACGAGGACCAGGTCCGCGCCGTGACCGGCAAGCAGATCGGCGCTGGGTCCGGGGAAGGACGCGCAACCATCGACTTCGCGCTGCTTACCGACGGCCTGCGCGCCGAGCGCGAGCAGGGCATCACCATCGACGTCGCCTACCGCTACTTCGCCACGCAACGCCGCAAGTTCATCATCGCGGACACACCCGGCCACGAGCAGTACACGCGCAATATGGCCACCGGCGCTTCCACTGCGGACCTCGCCATCATCCTCATTGATGCGCGTAAGGGCATTCTCACGCAGTCGCGTCGCCATGCGTATATTGCGTCGCTGCTCGGCATCAGGCACCTCGTCGCGGCGGTCAACAAGATGGACCTCGTTAACTTCTCCGAGGATGTCTACCGCACCATCGAGCGCGACTTCGCAGAGTTGGTGAAGCAGTACGGCAACGCGTCGCTCACAACGATCCCGGTCAGCGCACTCGATGGCGACAACGTCGTCGAGCGCAGCACGCGCACGCCGTGGTACGCCGGCCCATCGTTGCTCGAACACCTTGAGCAAGTGCCCGTTTGGACAGATGCGGCAGGGCAGCCATTCCGCATGGCCGTGCAGCGCGTCATCCGGCCAGACCAGCACTATCGCGGTTTCGCAGGACAGATTGCTTCCGGCACGCTACGTCCCGGCGACACTATCGTTGCACTGCCCTCGGGCCGCACCAGCCGCGTCACGGCCATCACTACCTTCGACGGCGACCTCGCCGAAGCGACCGCGCCGCTCTCCATCGCCTTTACGCTCGAAGATGAGCTCGATATCAGTCGCGGCGACATCATCACGACACCCGGCTCACAGCCGCAGCAGGCAACAGCGCTTGAGGCATCACTCGTCTGGTTCGACGCGAACAAGCTCGAGACACACCATCCGTACCTGCTAAAGCATGGCTCGGCCACAGTGCCTGCGCGCGTCACTCGCGTGCAGTACCGCACCAACATCCACACGCTGGCTGAAGAAGCAGTTCACTCGCTCGGCATGAACGATGTCGGCACTGTGGAGCTTGAACTCACGCGTTCACTCTTCTTCGATGCGTATACGCAGAACCGCGCCACCGGCAGCTTCATCCTCATCGACCCGCACACCAATGCGACGCTTGCTGCCGGCATGATTCGTCGTGGTCTTGAGACAGAGCAGGGAAGCGCTCCAACACACGCGTCTGCGCTTGTCGTCTTCACCGCCGCGTCTACGCTGCCCATCGCGGAGGTCGAACACCAACTCCTCGAACAAGGTGCTCTCGTTGTCCGGACCGCAGTGCTTGCGGAGAAGACACTTCGTGCTCTGCTCGCGCTCGGCCTCATCGTCCTTGTTGAAG carries:
- the cysN gene encoding sulfate adenylyltransferase subunit CysN; the encoded protein is MSFNESLLEPETNNISTFAIEEFLAAEEAKDLLRFSTAGSVDDGKSTLIGRLLYDSRNVYEDQVRAVTGKQIGAGSGEGRATIDFALLTDGLRAEREQGITIDVAYRYFATQRRKFIIADTPGHEQYTRNMATGASTADLAIILIDARKGILTQSRRHAYIASLLGIRHLVAAVNKMDLVNFSEDVYRTIERDFAELVKQYGNASLTTIPVSALDGDNVVERSTRTPWYAGPSLLEHLEQVPVWTDAAGQPFRMAVQRVIRPDQHYRGFAGQIASGTLRPGDTIVALPSGRTSRVTAITTFDGDLAEATAPLSIAFTLEDELDISRGDIITTPGSQPQQATALEASLVWFDANKLETHHPYLLKHGSATVPARVTRVQYRTNIHTLAEEAVHSLGMNDVGTVELELTRSLFFDAYTQNRATGSFILIDPHTNATLAAGMIRRGLETEQGSAPTHASALVVFTAASTLPIAEVEHQLLEQGALVVRTAVLAEKTLRALLALGLIVLVEGDVPAQTLAALAEFNTLEARTFVTPEEVVAQSLRRPA
- a CDS encoding carboxypeptidase-like regulatory domain-containing protein, with amino-acid sequence MKIVSKTRLVALALLISAGSQAQVVGGTISGRVVDATGAVIPAAQVQVRNDDTGAVRNLKTNNDGEFSAPSEPVGNYTVEADAQGFSQYKNAGVTLTIGQTLELTLRLQAAGSATITVQETQSSVNTTTEQTAGLVNSRQVKELPLNGRSYDQLITLNPGTVNTTNQRSGGTGTSNSSVGSMFSVSGRRPQDNLFLLNGIEYTGASLINVTPGGTSGQLLGIDGIHEFNVESDTYSAAYGKRDGAQISIVTTSGTNQLHGDVYEFARNSFFDARNYFDGARIPEFQRNNYGAALGGPLRKDKLFLFGNYEGYRQNLGESLVTLVPDAASRAKAVASVQPLLNLWPIANGPEVTTNGASTGIAEWIGTAPQHIREDFGTARFDQTISPTDNLFAVYTVDDSTAISPSADPYSYVNEALREQVASVQEQHIFAKAVNVARFGYSRASFAFDGYVPAAQQALAPSVRPGVPTYAVVIAGSTASNGASSITTAGANVGANNTITRNLLTFDDHAYYTVGKHTIQGGVWVQRLQSNDNLAQDQYGQASFASLSTFLAGTIKTFTYAPQTTELGWRTLFVNAFLEDTYHITPRLEVRAGFRSESSTGWSESQGRAGVYTFTNGVISSTPSIQQNAITDNHALFLPEPRLGVAWNVFGNGRTSVTAGAGLHHSLLDALDYRLDQAAPYNTVYSYSSTTVANPTSGSPQVSPSTVDTGIRTPTLLAYDLKIEQQLAPGTTFSVGYNGSHSYHQILNGDLNEPAYQVLTNGTIYYPTTTKANPAVANTTSWWSGGSGNYNALILDLKSDVRNGPARGLLLRANYTWSKNLDDGSAWNTSVSSNTPAFVSVPSLPHLDYGPAATDIRNSAAINATYELPFGSGKSFFANAGRTTESFVSGWSFSTIANIFSGFPFSPQLGYNPTGSGDSRNPVRPDVNPNFSGRLYPGGGTAQRAAQYFNPNAFSAPAYGTVGNAGRDGLVGPGYADWDVSLLKSTVLTERVHAQFRAEFFNVLNHTNLQLPNEVVYSAGPTQGTTANQNTVASFGSPGVISATANTSRQIQLSVKVLF
- the cysD gene encoding sulfate adenylyltransferase subunit CysD; this encodes MSVSTISEPHLHSAAITSARLSHLKLLEAESIHIFREVAAEFQKPVMLYSIGKDSSVMLRLAQKAFFPGTIPFPLLHIDTGYKFHEMLTFRDNLARELNLDLRVWRNEEAIADGANPVALGTQRCCALLKTQALLDGLRDGGYDAAFGGARRDEEKSRAKERIFSFRDKAGQWDPKNQRPEVWNLYNARISPGESIRVFPLSNWTELDIWHYILLEDIPIVPLYYAKPRRMIVRGDSLIPVEQAFVKSLPGEEQWVNSRLRSLGCSPCTGAIRSDADTIPKIIAELVGFRTSERANRVIDHDTDGSMEIKKREGYF